A DNA window from Impatiens glandulifera chromosome 7, dImpGla2.1, whole genome shotgun sequence contains the following coding sequences:
- the LOC124909635 gene encoding protection of telomeres protein 1a-like, producing MDDDYRFLPIVDAISAINQKVNLVGVVLETSIHPPQFKGTDCFCTVKIIDESYSSPGLLVNCFGENMEKLPSVHSAGDIILFSRVMIKSHCGDVNAVFNKKFSSFAIFEGKHGTQFLPYQASANFHPRDEDNKFLDCLRKWKENEIEKLPPLQLELFPLPRDVLLKFPTIDIILKVVMENENQGLQLLNCEMGEIDKCKCEQHVGHWRCMLMPSVSVRHRKLISESQRNYEKRLTLKRRREPFSGHLPPSSIMEMDKNDPRGCNCQNPCIFICRKFEVFFSRVILLDESLKTTRNALLGVMTPSGRSNEEQQCVRRKPPWVQFCLKSYYTDKNDKWGTNKGNLSLLKREASGQKIALDVVLRY from the exons ATGGACGATGATTATAGATTTCTTCCGATAGTTGACGCCATTTCCGCCATCAATCAAAAAGTTAACCTTGTTGGTGTCGTTTTAGAAACAAGTATTCATCCTCCTCAGTTCAAGGGCACCG ATTGTTTTTGCACTGTCAAGATAATAGACGAATCATATTCTTCTCCTGGGCTACTTGTCAACTGCTTTGGAGAAAATATGGAAAAACTCCCCTCTGTGCACTCAGCTGGAGACATAATACTCTTCTCTCGTGTTATG ATAAAATCTCACTGTGGAGACGTTAATGCTGTTTTCAACAAAAAGTTCTCCTCATTTGCCATATTTGAGGGAAAACACGGCACTCAGTTTCTACCCTATCAGGCATCAGCAAACTTTCATCCAAGAGACGAGGATAATAAGTTTTTGGACTGCCTAAGGAAGTG gaaagaaaatgaaattgaaaagCTGCCACCTTTACAGCTAGAACTATTTCCCTTGCCAAGAGACGTTCTGCTTAAATTCCCAACCATTGATATCATATTGAAGGTGGTGATGGAAAACGAAAATCAAGGTCTTCAATTACTAAACTGTGAGATGGGTGAAATTGATAAATGTAAATGTGAACAGCATGTTGGACACTGGCGGTGTATGTTAATGCCTTCAGTATCTGTCAGACACCGAaaactcatatctgaatcacaAAG GAACTATGAAAAGCGGTTAACCTTAAAACGGCGTCGAGAACCATTTTCTGGCCACTTGCCTCCCTCTTCAATAATG GAAATG GATAAAAATGACCCTAGAGGATGCAACTGCCAGAATCCATGCATTTTTATTTGCAGAAAATTCG AAGTATTTTTTTCGAGAGTTATCCTTCTTGACGAGTCATTGAAAACAACTAGGAATGCTTTGCTTGGAGTGATGACTCCAAGTGGGAGGAGcaatgaagaacaacaatgcGTCCGCAGGAAACCTCCGTGGGTGCAGTTTTGTTTAAAATCGTATTATACCGATAAAAATGACAAGTGGGGAACCAACAAAGGCAACCTGTCATTATTGAAGAGAGAGGCAAGTGGCCAGAAAATTGCTCTCGACGTCGTTTTAAG ATACTGA